A single genomic interval of candidate division WOR-3 bacterium harbors:
- a CDS encoding DUF5131 family protein: protein MILNSGVAWTETTWNPVTGCSHISAGCAHCYAERLAL, encoded by the coding sequence ATGATACTGAATTCCGGTGTTGCGTGGACTGAGACAACGTGGAACCCGGTGACAGGGTGTTCGCATATCAGTGCTGGTTGTGCCCATTGCTATGCCGAGCGGCTCGCGCT